The stretch of DNA AAGCGAATATAACAGGGTGCCGCAAAAGGATGTTATTGTTATCAGAAACCACGGCATTCCCGATGAAGAACTGCCTGTTGTGTTCTTTCTGGCGAATAAAGCAAATGTAAAACCGGAAACTGTGTATAAATTAAGGCTTCAGCGTATGTCATGGATGGAAGTGGCGTTAAGGCTTCGCCTTGCGCCGCAGGTTTTTGTTATTAATACGCATGATAAATTCAGGCCGCATTATGGAAATGTTTTCAGGTTTACGGACAGGGAGATAATTGAAAGGGTAAATTACAGGTTTGTTTCCGACTGTCATAAATACCGCCCGGAAGTTGTTACAAAGATAAAAGACAAACATATTTTATTTAAAGGCAAAGAAAGTAATTTCAAAAATAAAACAAAAATTGTATATAAATATAAGATACAGGAAAAAAAGCACAAAAGGTAGATAATGCGGCAATAAACAAAAAAGGCCCCTGAAAAAGGGGCCTTTTTTGTTTATTAACAGGGGTTAATAAATCTGTAAAAATGAAGAAAAAAGTCAAGTGTTTTAAGGGGTTGTTGTTGTAGTATATCCACGGGGAGAAAGGTTGCGGCGCAATGGTATATAAAAGATACAGCCCTAATATGAAAAGGGCTGTTGATTACATTGAGAAAAATATTAAGAATAATGTCACATATACCGAAGCGGCACAGGTTGCTGCCATTTCCAAAGGGCACTTCTGGCGCCTGTTTAAAATGCTTTTTGGGGAAACAATAGGCGTTTACATAAGAAACCGGCGGCTGACTTTAACGTCGCAAAAACTTCTTTTATCCCAAAAAAAGATATCCGATATATGTTATGAATATAATTTTGAATCGTATGAAGCTTTTTCAAGGGCCTTTAAAAAACTGTTTAAAATGGCTCCTGCCGAATATAGAAAGAAAAAAAGCCGTTTCTATTACCTTGAAAGGCAGAGGCTTACGGGAAAAGATATTGACCATATTCTGGGCGGTGGAATTAATACAAACCCTGATTTTGTAAAGGGGAAATCATTTACCGTTTACGGGAACCTGAAAAAGACCACATTAAAGCGTGTGATGTCTGAGAGGCTTAAAAGGGCGTCTGAACTTGAAAAAAAAGGCGGTAAAACCTTTACCGCTTATTGCGGATGCGGGAAAGATTTAAATAAAATATCAATGGACAGCCCTATTGAAATTTTTTCGGTAAACGATTACGAGAATAAAAAGAAAGAATGCGGCAAGCCCGAAAAAACCATACCTTCAGGTAAATACGCAAGGTTTGTGCATAAAGGCGGGGCTGAAATGCTTTTATCAAGCCTTAATTACATATTCGGCTCATGGCTTAAAAAAAGCGGCAGGCATGGGCTTGAATATTTTTATGTGATTTCTGAAAACAGGGTAAACGGAAAAAAATTATTCAGGGCCGAAATCTATATACCGGCAGGAATAATAAAAAAAGCAAAATAAGAAAAGCCCCGGGCCGGTCCACCGTCTCTCTCTAAGAGACACCCCCTTATCAATCGGCCCGGGGTTTATTATCAATTACGTTGCGGTTATTAACCTATATTATCCAAATTCCATATTGACATAAATATTCCATTGCTATATTATTTCTAAACGCTAAAATTCCGACAACATAAACAGGAGAAAAACCCGCAAAAGCAAGCCTTTGCCTGCAATTACAGGGCTTTAAAAAATCAATCAGTTTTTCATTTGTCATAAAAACTCTTTTTTAAATACGGCTATTATAAACTGTTATATAATAAAAAATACAGGAGATTATATGGAAGAGAAAAGGGATTTTACGGCTGTTTCGGTAATCACCGCACTTGCAATGGCTGTTACCGCGTTTTTATCCGTGTTTGTTAAGAATCCGTACATAAAGGAATCGCTGTCCTATGCTTCACAGGGAATTGGGCAGGATGCGTTTAACCTGGCCATAGTATCACCCCTGCTGATTATTTCCGCGTTATTAATGAAAAAAGGCGGAAAGTTCTGGGAGAGTATATGGATGGGAGCAATGGTATATATAGCCTATTCATATTCTATCTATGCTTTTGGCGTTCATTTTAATTACCTGTTTCTGGTATACTGCGCAATTCTTGGGCTGTCATTTTTTGGACTTGTGTTTTATTTTTCCGGTATAAAAACAGATGCAGAAAATATTCCGCAGAAACACTCTGCCGCCTCTGTTGCCGCAATGATTTTTCTGGGTATGATTGCGATTATTTTCAGTATCCTGTGGCTAAGTGATGTCATACCCGCGCTGATAAATGGAACGGTGCCAAAGGCAGTGGCTGAAAACAATTTCTTTACAAATCCTGTGCACGTGATTGACCTAACATTCGCCGTGCCTGCCTGTGTTATAGCCGTAATCCTTATGCTGAATAAAAAACCTCTTGGGAGCATATTTGCCGTTGTTATGCTTTCTCTTACGGTGTTTATGTTGCCTGCGCTTGCGGCCATGACGCTGGGTATGATGATGCTGGGAGCGGGCGGCGGGCTTGAGATGGTTTTTGTATTTAACGCGTTTGGCGCTGCAGCAGCTGTAATACTTTGGTTTTATACAAAAACAAGGAGATAATATGATGAAACCATCAATAATAATCGGCGGAGTAATTTTTGTTTTAATAGCGGTTGTTTTTTTAGCTGCATCCGGCGGGTTTAAGCAGGAAATGAGAAAAGCTGAAAACAGGGAAAAATTCCACAATCCGCTGATAATTGAAAGTGCGGCGGGAGAAGCCGAATACTCTTTATCCGGCAGCGGATATCCGGTTTTAATATCTCACGGCATAACCGGAGGAATAGGGCAGTGTTATGGCCTTGCTGATATGTATCTTCCGAAAGATAAATTTAAAATAATTGCGGCATCAAGGTTTGGTTATGGCGCAGTCTTAAAACCTGAAAAATCAGATCCAAAAAGTCAGGCAGACGCTTTTGCCGCGCTGTTGGATTCGCTGAAAATAAAAAAAGCGGCTGTACTTGGAAATTCAGCGGGCGCTGCAGCGTCATTGCAGTTTGCGATTAATTACCCGGACAAATGTTCCGCGCTTATTATGATATCTTCTAACGTTCCTAATGAAGCAAAAATGCCGCCGCAGCAGGCTATGCGGATGTTCTTTGGGTCAGATTTTCTATACTGGGGTGTTATCAGGGCTTTCGGAAAAAGCATGCTGGCAATGGTAGGTATACCGCAGAATATAGCCGTAAAAATGGGAGAAAGCGAAAAAAAGGGGTTTGTTGACAGTATTTTAATGTCTGCGCTTCCTGTAAGCAAAAAAACAGACGGCATAATAAATGACATGTATGTTTCAAATATGGATATGGCAAAAGGGTATGATTATGCAAAGTTGAAAGTGCCTGTCCTGCTGATTCACGCGAAAGATGACCCAATGGGGCCGTTTTCTTCCGCTGAAAAGATTTCAAAACTGATTCCAGAATGTGATTTTATGGCGCTTAATGACGGCGGACATCTGCTTTTGGGGCACGAAGAAGAAGTAAGGCAGCGCGCAGCTGAATTTATTACAAAAAATTCAGAAAAATAAGAAGTTATTATTTGGTGGATTTCGCAACGTTATACTGATTATTTTGATTTTATAGCGTCAGATTTCAGCTGAAAATAAGGCAGTTGTAAAAGAGGTTAAAATA from Candidatus Goldiibacteriota bacterium encodes:
- a CDS encoding AraC family transcriptional regulator, which encodes MKRAVDYIEKNIKNNVTYTEAAQVAAISKGHFWRLFKMLFGETIGVYIRNRRLTLTSQKLLLSQKKISDICYEYNFESYEAFSRAFKKLFKMAPAEYRKKKSRFYYLERQRLTGKDIDHILGGGINTNPDFVKGKSFTVYGNLKKTTLKRVMSERLKRASELEKKGGKTFTAYCGCGKDLNKISMDSPIEIFSVNDYENKKKECGKPEKTIPSGKYARFVHKGGAEMLLSSLNYIFGSWLKKSGRHGLEYFYVISENRVNGKKLFRAEIYIPAGIIKKAK
- a CDS encoding alpha/beta hydrolase; amino-acid sequence: MMKPSIIIGGVIFVLIAVVFLAASGGFKQEMRKAENREKFHNPLIIESAAGEAEYSLSGSGYPVLISHGITGGIGQCYGLADMYLPKDKFKIIAASRFGYGAVLKPEKSDPKSQADAFAALLDSLKIKKAAVLGNSAGAAASLQFAINYPDKCSALIMISSNVPNEAKMPPQQAMRMFFGSDFLYWGVIRAFGKSMLAMVGIPQNIAVKMGESEKKGFVDSILMSALPVSKKTDGIINDMYVSNMDMAKGYDYAKLKVPVLLIHAKDDPMGPFSSAEKISKLIPECDFMALNDGGHLLLGHEEEVRQRAAEFITKNSEK